In one Magallana gigas chromosome 7, xbMagGiga1.1, whole genome shotgun sequence genomic region, the following are encoded:
- the LOC105319201 gene encoding cadherin-23, translating to MISGIQTCCLLMLICNSLSSLTLPNIKPDKNITEIDEGNSTMKIFTISASEENGGTVQIVAACQTNDIVNLNSTMIGSNTTVDVYLKEPLDRETQSNYTLRFRAISNFTSLRSSEVEVSLIVLDINDTPPKFSQLTYILELEEDTPFSSILNASICADDPDSGQGGLVNYSLQAAGQDSRFYNNTFEIDQRNGSIQLLQPLDYEKRTFYQYRIIATDGGDPKLNSTADLLIMVKDVQDTPPIFQRLPFMTTISETTPIWTSIYKIFATDGDTGIPDNITYSLTYQSNETACDNFLRINSITGVISIKQLMDRDGGTIKRLNGICIVNVTASEITNATANKNSQTTKPFTITVQDENDNRPKFSKKQYEGSVKENMRDITISIPGNIQVFDIDQNGYNNIKLTVLNRTDVVPSPDSVIYNGTVLLRLTSPLDYENEKNITFLIKAEDTNNPSFVSNSTVIVKINDTNDNDPVFQSRDNDLFLPENSCFNTTVGKIKATDIDSGNYGKIEYRLDRNSSFKIEATTGRVYVSCKNSCARGCNNSLCDNSCLDREKKDRYYLTVSAIDGGGRRTSLPITIYLNDTNDNRPKFRYNSYQIGLLENRKTFSDGKEDLEIQADDVDLSENKTISYKLLQNSPHFHINESTGKITITKEVDYENLTEANGYINLTIIASDHGKPQQSSSVQLTIQVKDLNDNRPEFRGKTYNASVCENAASGTNVTVVSATDADKTALNNKYSYFIEKGGSDQFTLNGKTGEISVQVGANLDREIKSKYTLTVIAIDKGDPQNTGTTTVFISLTDENDTPPRWLNLPNTTTVKENTTEPAIFKCIGDDSDINHTLVYSIRIKEALDSNGNLVNLSLIEGKISINSTTGVVSVNNLDAEVAVTIRLTVTVNDTSTTKNDPNATSELIIKITDENDNPPVFQNALYTSVILENAPNNTFLVSVTATDIDISKKYTTIRYYIDDKQCPFSINPRTGGVIKTRKLDWETKPFWIITIRASDDSKYNATAELNVTVLDFNDNTPFFLNESYLFSVTEQNYSQTQIGQLYAKDLDAGPNQKITYKITRGNAESYFHISDVNGSLFINGNIDRETMPKYELVVTINDNPIEKADTKLNSAHVIVNILDVNDNAPVFTSNSKQQIRVKETTNLGTVVGTVSATDKDFGNNGTVYYIIGSNGNVSNGLFVIDNDTGVIHVDGSIKNKVGIYTLEVLAIDKGSPPMISSVLLDIFILDENIHRPEFTVLPKNGIISINKCVKKGTTLTKIQATDKDKDFNNQLVNYEFFYSNASTGQRFELFHIDNITGEIKLIRDLSYGIKQFFKIYVICTDSGFPPLSSITPELTIQITDVIDNPPEFLTNITKVGVKENQNGTILLTTVSAVEKDSTAVIEFKIKDGNYSSFFGINSSSGEISTTKPLDREIMNEITLVVEATDVSKPEIISDQCNNTHVQNNANSLMKVIVTVQDLNDNPPIFRDTEISKFIMHNTVINTIVMDLSEIVVDKDSSIENRKHNFYATNISYTGALKNELKDKIIKANCGQLFCVHPNGTVVTNFVFSKKMKGQAKLQVAANDSAGNTTALLKFYIYDYLHVVAMHIIKKASEVDGIKLEILSIFSNITGYDCIFHKMDIYKGINGESDPFTTLVKFYVVDRKTDEVLEASDVVTQFDDVNNDSLARVRNRYSIRSLSDLQYQNESIDKPSTDKMVYILIAVIALMIVFLGIFTFLYIRNTLRYKMEVNPESTVDREEDKNKSSCPGKVVDEHRRGRNRSDYRFETCLVKMVNSGQTGSLQERKMVENL from the exons ATGATTTCAGGAATACAGACGTGCTGTTTACTAATGCTCATAT GCAACAGTCTTTCTTCATTGACGTTACCAAATATAAAACCTGACAAAAATATTACAGAAATCGATGAAGGGAATTCAA ctatgaaaatatttacaatcagTGCCTCAGAAGAAAATGGTGGAACTGTTCAAATAGTCGCAGCCTGCCAAACCaatgatattgtaaatttaaattcaacaaTGATCGGAAGCAACACCACTGTAGATGTTTACCTAAAAGAACCACTTGATAGAGAG ACACAGTCGAACTACACACTGAGATTTAGAGCAATAAGCAATTTCACAAGTCTTCGGTCG AGTGAAGTCGAGGTGAGTCTAATTGTACTGGACATCAACGACACACCTCCTAAATTCAGTCAACTGACCTATATATTAGAGCTTGAAGAG GATACGCCATTTTCCAGTATTCTCAATGCGAGTATATGCGCCGATGATCCTGATAGTGGACAGGGAGGATTAGTGAACTATAGCTTACAG GCTGCTGGTCAG gATTCCAGATTTTATAATAACACCTTTGAAATCGATCAAAGAAATGGAAGTATACAACTGTTACAGCCTCTTGATTACGAGAAACGGACTTTCTACCAATATAGGATAATTGCAACT gATGGCGGAGATCCTAAATTAAACAGTACGGCAGACCTTCTCATTATGGTGAAGGACGTCCAAGATACACCGCCCATATTTCAGCGACTGCCGTTCATGACAACCATTTCAGAAACCACGCCAATA TGGACAAGCATTTATAAGATTTTTGCTACCGATGGAGATACTGGTATCCCAGATAACATTACCTACAGCTTAACAT ATCAATCAAATGAGACAGCATGTGACAACTTTCTACGGATCAATAGCATCACTGGTGTGATAAGTATCAAACAACTAATGGACAGAGATGGCGGAACAATTAAACGTCTTAACGGAATCTGTATTGTAAATGTTACT GCATCGGAAATTACAAATGCAACTGCCAACAAAAACAGTCAAACAACGAAGCCATTCACAATTACTGTACAAGATGAGAATGATAATCGACCAAAGTTCAGCAAAAAACAATATGAAGGTTCCGTGAAAGAAAACATGAGAGATATCACAATATCGATTCCTGGAAACATACAGGTTTTTGACATAGACCAG AATGGATATAACAATATAAAGCTGACGGTACTAAATAGGACAGACGTTGTACCCTCACCAGATTCTGTAATCTACAATGGAACAGTTCTTCTTCGTCTTACTAGTCCACTAGATtatgaaaatgagaaaaatattacGTTCTTG ATTAAAGCAGAGGACACCAATAATCCCAGCTTTGTCAGCAATTCTACAGTCATCGTAAAAATAAACGATACCAACGACAATGATCCTGTTTTCCAAAGCAGAGACAATGACCTCTTCTTGCCAGAAAACAGTTGTTTTAACACAACAGTTGGAAAGATAAAG GCGACTGATATAGACTCTGGAAATTATGGAAAAATAGAATATCGTCTGGATAGGAATAGCAG ttttaaaattgaagCCACGACTGGTCGTGTTTATGTCTCATGTAAAAACAGCTGCGCAAGGGGATGCAATAACTCTCTCTGTGACAACAGTTGTCTGGACAGGGAGAAGAAGGACAGGTACTACTTGACAGTTTCGGCGATTGATGGAGGAGGGAGAAGAACCTCCCTTCCAATCACCATATACTTGAACGATACAAATGACAATAGGCCAAAGTTTCGTTATAATTCCTATCAAATAGGACTTCTAGAAAACAGAAAGACATTTTCGGATGGAAAAGAGGACTTAGAAATAcag GCGGACGATGTAGACCTCTCAGAAAACAAAACGATCAGTTACAAATTACTTCAGAACTCTCCTCATTTTCACATCAACGAGTCAACCGGAAAAATAACAATTACTAAAGAAGTAGATTATGAAAACTTAACTGAGGCCAACGGCTATATCAACCTGACAATCATAGCCTCTGACCATGGGAAACCGCAACAAAGTTCGTCCGTTCAGTTAACGATTCAAGTCAAG GATTTAAACgacaatagaccagaatttagAGGGAAAACATACAACGCCAGTGTATGTGAGAATGCTGCTAGTG GTACCAATGTTACAGTTGTCTCTGCAACAGATGCCGATAAAACAGCTCTGAATAATAAATATTCCTACTTTATTGAAAAGGGTGGGTCAGATCAATTCACTTTAAATGGCAAGACAGGAGAAATAAGCGTTCAAGTGGGAGCAAACCTTGACAGGGAAATCAAATCTAAATACACTCTAACAGTAATTGCAATAGACAAAGGGGATCCTCAGAATACTGGAACAACTACAGTGTTTATTAGTTTGACCGATGAAAATGATACTCCTCCTCGTTGGTTGAACTTACCCAACACAACTACCGTAAAGGAAAATACTACAGAACCCGCTATATTCAAATGTATAGGAGATGACTCCGACATCAACCATACTTTAGTCTACTCAATTAGGATAAAAGAAGCATTAGATAGCAATGGCAATCTTGTAAATCTCTCTTTGATTGAG GGAAAGATCTCTATTAACAGTACCACGGGGGTTGTGTCTGTGAATAATTTAGATGCAGAAGTGGCAGTGACAATAAGGCTTACAGTTACTGTCAACGAcacttcaacaacaaaaaatgacccAAATGCCACAA GCGAACTTATAATAAAGATCACAGACGAGAACGATAATCCACCAGTTTTTCAAAATGCATTATATACATCTGTTATTTTGGAGAATGCTCCTAACAACACATTTCTAGTATCCGTGACAGCTACCGACATTGACATCAGCAAAAAATATACAACGATTAGATACTACATAGATGACAAACAATGTCCATTCTCAATAAATCCAAGGACAG GTGGTGTCATTAAGACACGAAAACTTGATTGGGAGACGAAACCATTTTGGATAATAACAATTCGAGCATCAGATGACTCCAAATATAACGCTACAGCTGAACTTAATGTCACTGTCTTAGACTTTAATGACAATACGCCGTTTTTTCTTAATGAATCATACCTATTTAGTGTGACGGAACAAAATTACAGTCAAACACAAATTGGACAGTTATATGCAAAGGATCTTGATGCCGGTCCCAACCAGAAAATTACTTACAAGATCACAAGAGGCAATGCTgaatcatattttcatatttcagatGTAAAT gGAAGCCTATTTATAAACGGTAATATTGATAGAGAAACTATGCCAAAATATGAGCTAGTGGTTACAATAAATGACAACCCAATAGAGAAAGCAGATACAAAACTAAATTCAGCACACGTGATCGTGAATATTCTAGACGTTAATGATAACGCACCAGTTTTTACTTCTAATTCTAAACAACAAATTAGAGTGAAGGAAACCACAAATTTAGGAACCGTGGTCGGAACAGTATCAGCGACAGACAAAGACTTTGGCAATAATGGTACTGTGTATTACATAATTGGAAGTAACGGGAATGTGTCTAATGGGTTATTTGTTATAGATAATGACACAGGTGTAATACATGTGGATGGAAGTATAAAAAACAAGGTTGGTATATACACATTGGAAGTCCTGGCTATTGACAAGGGGTCTCCGCCCATGATCTCATCTGTGTTGTTAGATATTTTCATCTTAGACGAAAACATTCACAGACCAGAATTCACGGTGTTACCAAAGAATGGAATCATCAGTATTAATAAG TGTGTGAAAAAAGGAACAACTTTGACAAAAATTCAGGCAACAGACAAAGACAAGGATTTTAATAATCAACTTGTTAATTATGAGTTCTTTTATTCAAATGCATCAACTGGACAGCGATTTGAGTTATTTCATATTGATAACATAACCGGAGAAATCAAACTCATAAGAGATCTAAGTTATggaattaaacaatttttcaag ATATACGTAATATGCACAGACAGTGGGTTTCCCCCTTTATCTAGCATAACGCCAGAACTAACAATCCAGATCACAGATGTCATTGATAATCCTCCTGAGTTTCTTACGAATATTACGAAAGTTGGCGTTAAGGAAAATCAGAATGGAACCATTCTCCTCACAACGGTTTCTGCTGTTGAAAAAGATTCAACGGCAGTGATCGAGTTTAAAATAAAAG ATGGTAATTATTCAAGTTTCTTTGGAATTAATAGCAGCTCTGGGGAAATATCAACAACAAAGCCTTTGGATCGAGAAATCATGAACGAGATTACTTTGGTTGTAGAAGCAACTGATGTCAGTAAACCTGAGATAATATCAGATCAGTGCAATAACACACATGTGCAAAATAATGCAAATTCGCTAATGAAAGTTATTGTCACTGTGCAGGATCTCAACGACAATCCTCCAATTTTCAGAGATACAGAGATTTCTAAATTTATTATGCATAACACAGTGATAAATACAATTGTGATGGATCTTTCG GAAATCGTTGTGGACAAAGACAGCTCCATTGAAAACCGTAAACACAACTTTTATGCAACAAACATATCTTATACTGGAGCATTGAAAAATGAACTCAAAGACAAAATCATCAAAGCCAACTGCGGTCAGTTGTTCTGCGTTCATCCTAATGGTACAGTTGTGACCAATTTTGTATTCtctaaaaaaatgaaaggaCAAGCGAAACTTCAAGTAGCTGCAAATGACTCTGCAGGAAATACAACAGCCTTATTAAAG TTTTATATCTACGATTATTTGCACGTTGTGGCAATGCACATCATTAAGAAGGCATCAGAGGTTGATGgaataaaacttgaaattttaag CATCTTTTCAAATATAACTGGATATGATTGCATATTTCACAAAATGGATATCTATAAAGGAATAAATGGGGAATCTGACCCGTTCAC GACATTAGTTAAATTTTATGTTGTGGACCGAAAAACCGACGAGGTTTTGGAAGCAAGCGATGTGGTGAC ACAATTTGACGATGTGAACAATGATTCTCTAGCAAGAGTCAGGAACAGATACTCAATCCGATCTTTAAGT GATTtgcaatatcaaaatgaaagtaTTGACAAACCATCCACAGATAAGATGGTTTATATCCTGATCGCTGTCATAGCTCTGATGATTGTATTTCTGGGCATATttactttcttatatatacgaAATACACTAAG GTACAAGATGGAGGTAAATCCAGAGTCTACAGTGG aTCGTGAAGAAGACAAGAACAAATCTTCATGTCCAGG AAAGGTCGTCGATGAACACAGACGAGGAAGAAACAGAAGTGATTATAGATTTGAAACATGTTTAGTAAAGATGGTTAATTCTGGCCAAACAGGGTCTTTGCAAGAAAGAAAAATGGTAGAAAATTTGTGA